A window of the Nitrosopumilus ureiphilus genome harbors these coding sequences:
- a CDS encoding universal stress protein, with protein sequence MDLNRILVPLDGSKKSFEALDRAITLAGFTHGQITCIHVIPHVIEGGPRTKAFDKQLVEDAKILLRKAEKRAGNKNVKFITKILRGSPSYVTLHTAKAGKFDHIVMSTTGSGSASKDMIGSVSNHVLQKSKIPVYLIK encoded by the coding sequence ATGGATCTTAACAGAATTCTAGTACCACTAGATGGTTCAAAAAAATCCTTCGAAGCCCTAGACAGAGCAATTACTCTAGCAGGATTTACACATGGACAAATAACATGCATTCATGTAATCCCACACGTAATAGAAGGAGGTCCCAGAACAAAAGCATTTGATAAACAACTTGTAGAAGATGCAAAAATTCTTTTGAGAAAAGCAGAAAAGCGTGCAGGAAACAAGAATGTAAAATTCATCACAAAGATTCTCAGAGGATCACCAAGTTATGTTACATTACATACAGCAAAGGCTGGAAAATTTGATCATATTGTAATGAGTACTACAGGTTCAGGTTCGGCATCAAAAGACATGATTGGAAGTGTATCAAATCATGTACTTCAAAAATCCAAAATTCCCGTATATCTAATTAAATAA
- a CDS encoding potassium transporter TrkG, translating to MSTNPERAVSYVLSKSVTKYMDQDVLILSMNTQTREAARMLRHYETDDIIVTDENNLPVGIVTDEDILKKVSDVTVYAEATRLKDIMTTPLITINEKSTLQDALHKMRDNGIRKLPVLSKKNMVIGMIFQTAIANVIRDATATPPRLLSPPVKAILGNLGFVLQFAGVLLLVPAILATVLEDTVIATGIYLTTVLLLVTGFFLNSYGEKSSLNLQQASILVFASLFLLTLFGTVPYLYVLPSHETSIEAFSNAFFSSAAGFTTGGISLFQEPENLSQSFTFFRSYTQLVGGMSFIYLVITAFYPESKLQSMRGFISGRTLHMKELFLTITVIFSIYIVIVATLLYVFGEGDIIDNFSLAMSTLATGGFLPTSTILDGLLWQEHLILMGGMILGALPFTFHYAFVRKKFLSPKLGKEVLTYFAILGSATILFISISGLDPLQSAFYSVSASTTAGLQQESLAGLNGGAHTILIILMFIGGCGFSTAGGLKIFRLLHLRHIRSLLNKVKRAELTTETKKEIISTLIILALFPIISAITGIHLAESEQVSYQDAFFEAAGVITTGGLSAGVIDLDTDPATKIVLGFLMIFGRLEIIAIIYIFVPKLS from the coding sequence ATGTCGACAAATCCAGAGCGTGCTGTATCGTATGTTCTAAGCAAGTCTGTTACAAAATACATGGACCAGGATGTCCTCATACTCAGTATGAATACTCAAACTAGAGAAGCAGCTAGGATGTTACGACATTACGAAACAGATGACATTATTGTTACTGATGAAAATAATCTTCCAGTGGGAATTGTGACGGATGAAGACATTCTAAAAAAAGTCAGCGATGTCACAGTTTACGCCGAGGCCACCAGACTAAAAGACATCATGACAACCCCACTGATTACAATTAATGAAAAATCAACATTGCAGGATGCACTGCACAAAATGCGAGATAATGGCATTAGAAAATTGCCGGTTCTATCAAAGAAAAACATGGTAATTGGCATGATCTTTCAGACAGCGATTGCAAATGTAATTCGAGATGCCACAGCTACACCACCTCGTCTTTTGAGTCCCCCAGTAAAAGCAATTCTTGGGAATCTGGGTTTTGTGTTACAATTTGCCGGAGTGTTATTACTTGTACCAGCTATCCTTGCAACAGTTTTAGAAGATACAGTGATTGCTACTGGGATTTATCTGACCACAGTTCTTTTGCTTGTAACAGGATTCTTTCTGAACTCTTATGGAGAAAAGTCAAGTCTTAATCTTCAGCAGGCATCAATTCTGGTATTTGCTAGCCTATTTCTATTAACTTTGTTTGGCACAGTTCCATATCTGTATGTACTACCAAGTCATGAAACTAGTATTGAAGCATTTTCAAATGCATTCTTTTCAAGTGCGGCAGGATTTACAACTGGGGGGATATCATTGTTTCAAGAACCAGAAAACTTGTCTCAGAGCTTTACATTTTTCCGTAGCTACACACAGCTTGTGGGAGGAATGAGTTTCATATATTTGGTAATTACAGCATTTTATCCAGAGTCAAAATTACAGTCGATGCGGGGTTTTATTTCAGGTAGAACACTTCATATGAAAGAACTATTTCTTACCATCACAGTCATATTTTCTATTTACATTGTTATTGTTGCAACACTATTGTATGTTTTTGGAGAAGGGGACATTATTGATAATTTCTCATTGGCGATGAGTACACTTGCAACTGGAGGATTTTTACCAACATCTACAATTCTTGACGGTTTACTTTGGCAAGAACATCTAATTCTAATGGGTGGAATGATTCTAGGAGCATTACCATTTACATTTCACTATGCATTTGTTAGAAAAAAATTCTTGTCCCCAAAACTTGGAAAAGAAGTACTAACATATTTTGCAATTTTAGGTAGTGCCACAATCTTATTCATTTCAATAAGTGGATTAGATCCATTACAAAGTGCATTTTATTCTGTTTCAGCCAGTACTACTGCAGGACTTCAACAAGAGAGCCTTGCAGGACTTAATGGAGGAGCACACACCATATTGATAATTTTGATGTTCATTGGAGGATGTGGATTTTCAACAGCAGGAGGTCTGAAGATTTTTAGATTATTGCATTTGAGACACATCAGATCTTTGCTAAACAAAGTAAAAAGAGCAGAATTAACAACAGAGACAAAAAAAGAAATCATATCAACTCTGATCATATTAGCGTTATTTCCAATAATTTCTGCAATTACAGGAATACATCTTGCTGAAAGTGAACAAGTATCATATCAGGATGCATTCTTTGAAGCTGCAGGAGTAATTACTACAGGAGGATTATCAGCAGGAGTTATTGATTTGGATACAGATCCTGCAACAAAAATCGTCCTTGGATTTTTAATGATATTTGGAAGATTGGAAATCATTGCAATAATTTACATATTTGTGCCTAAACTTAGTTAA
- a CDS encoding bifunctional nuclease family protein, producing MEIDQAQEPDYESVKIDYVGFVDPYAVEGMVVLKADSGKEFHMRAFSGEVARHISSFSDTDGESAPSIYKMIEEICEENELVLVKVKIYESGEVLRANLYFTGKKDLVLRNYRASDAMALGAFYNIPILVRKNLLKESMEA from the coding sequence ATGGAAATTGATCAAGCACAAGAGCCTGATTATGAATCTGTGAAAATTGATTATGTTGGATTCGTTGACCCATATGCCGTTGAAGGAATGGTTGTTCTAAAAGCTGATAGTGGAAAAGAATTTCATATGAGGGCATTTTCTGGCGAAGTTGCTAGACATATCTCAAGTTTTAGTGACACTGATGGAGAATCTGCACCATCAATCTACAAGATGATTGAGGAGATCTGTGAAGAAAATGAATTGGTTTTAGTTAAAGTAAAAATTTATGAAAGCGGCGAAGTTTTACGTGCAAACCTGTATTTTACAGGCAAAAAAGATCTTGTATTACGAAATTATCGAGCATCTGATGCCATGGCCCTAGGAGCATTTTACAACATTCCTATACTTGTTAGAAAAAATCTCCTAAAAGAAAGCATGGAAGCATAA
- a CDS encoding formate--phosphoribosylaminoimidazolecarboxamide ligase family protein produces MIKSSEIKKIVNDYSDVKIGVLGSHSALEIMDGAKDEDFQTKVFCQKGREGPYQRFGRIADEIIILDKFKDMASAKNQKMLRDSNTIIVPHRSLTVYLGYKTIENSFKVPIFGNRKLFQAEERTAKKGQYYLLEKARIKYPKLFKDPKKINKPCIVKVQEKNRPLERAFFTVSSYKDFVEKSEAKIKQGVISRKDLEKSSIEELAIGTYMNFNFFHTPISDQVDFIGIERRLQTNIHDYNALPAKQQMDIDVDLQNIEVGHTPASIRESLLEKVIKMGDKFVAAVKREYAPGIIGPFSLQSVITKDLELVVYDVSLRVPGNPIVATTSPYTKYQYGTTFGVGRRIAMEIKRAQEEGRLDEIVT; encoded by the coding sequence GTGATTAAAAGTTCTGAGATTAAGAAAATAGTTAATGACTACTCAGATGTCAAAATAGGAGTTCTAGGAAGCCATTCGGCATTGGAGATAATGGATGGTGCAAAAGATGAAGATTTTCAAACGAAAGTTTTCTGCCAGAAAGGTAGAGAGGGACCATATCAGAGATTTGGCAGGATTGCAGATGAGATAATTATTTTAGATAAATTCAAGGATATGGCTTCGGCCAAAAATCAGAAAATGTTACGGGATTCAAACACAATCATTGTCCCACATAGATCACTTACTGTTTACCTAGGTTACAAAACAATTGAAAATTCATTCAAAGTGCCTATTTTTGGAAATAGAAAATTATTCCAAGCAGAAGAAAGAACTGCAAAGAAGGGACAGTACTACCTATTAGAAAAAGCCAGAATAAAATATCCTAAATTATTCAAAGATCCAAAAAAAATTAACAAACCATGCATAGTCAAAGTTCAAGAAAAAAATAGACCTCTAGAAAGAGCATTCTTTACAGTTTCATCATACAAAGATTTTGTAGAAAAATCAGAAGCAAAAATTAAACAGGGAGTTATCTCAAGAAAAGATCTTGAGAAATCAAGTATAGAAGAATTAGCAATTGGAACATACATGAATTTCAATTTCTTTCATACTCCAATTTCAGATCAAGTTGATTTTATCGGAATTGAACGAAGATTACAGACGAACATTCATGATTATAATGCACTACCTGCAAAACAACAAATGGACATTGATGTAGATTTACAAAATATTGAAGTTGGTCACACACCAGCAAGCATCAGAGAATCTCTACTTGAAAAAGTCATAAAGATGGGAGACAAATTTGTGGCAGCTGTAAAAAGAGAATACGCACCAGGGATTATTGGGCCATTTTCACTTCAAAGTGTAATTACAAAAGATTTAGAATTAGTTGTATACGATGTATCCTTAAGAGTGCCAGGAAATCCAATAGTTGCAACAACAAGTCCTTATACAAAATATCAATATGGCACAACATTTGGAGTCGGCAGAAGAATTGCAATGGAGATAAAACGAGCTCAAGAAGAAGGCAGGCTAGACGAGATAGTAACCTAG
- a CDS encoding UbiX family flavin prenyltransferase: MKLVIGITGSTGVIYGIRMLETLKKLNIETHLIMSKWAEKCISMETDHSIDYVQSLASNISDEKNMASSVSSGTHKIDGMIVAPCSMKTLAAIANGYDDTLIARAAGVTIKESRKLILMVRETPLSAIHLENMLKLSRLGIVILPPVTEFYTKPKSIDDIVNHGVGKCLDQFDIEHNLYPRWGTF, encoded by the coding sequence TTGAAATTAGTTATTGGGATTACTGGCAGTACTGGTGTTATCTATGGAATAAGAATGCTTGAAACCCTCAAGAAATTAAATATTGAAACACACTTGATAATGTCTAAGTGGGCTGAAAAATGCATCTCAATGGAGACTGATCATTCTATTGATTATGTACAATCACTTGCATCTAATATTTCTGATGAAAAAAATATGGCATCTAGTGTTTCTAGTGGAACCCATAAGATTGATGGCATGATTGTGGCCCCTTGCAGTATGAAGACTTTGGCTGCAATTGCAAATGGATATGATGACACGTTAATTGCAAGAGCTGCTGGTGTCACAATAAAGGAATCAAGAAAATTAATTTTAATGGTAAGGGAGACTCCTTTGTCTGCAATACATTTAGAAAATATGTTAAAACTTTCCAGATTGGGAATTGTAATTTTACCTCCTGTAACTGAATTTTACACAAAACCCAAATCAATTGATGACATTGTAAATCATGGGGTTGGAAAATGTCTAGACCAATTTGACATAGAGCACAATTTATACCCTCGATGGGGTACATTTTGA